Proteins from one Anopheles nili chromosome 2, idAnoNiliSN_F5_01, whole genome shotgun sequence genomic window:
- the LOC128731010 gene encoding protein max yields MRLHEDNQGRKQSTGEWYDNMSDDDRDIDIESDDGDDSDNTKSQSRSGAGSHFYSQAEKRAHHNALERKRRDHIKDSFTSLRDSVPSLQGEKASRAQILKKAAEYIQFMRRKNNAHQQDIDDLRRQNGMLESQVRHLEQARSTGNFADGADLGHAINDSSRESDSSDIDEVPNNNNNGLGMRRNKKMKTNSNY; encoded by the exons ATGCGCTTGCACGAGGATAACCAAGGACGGAAGCAAAGCACCGGCGAGTGGTACGACAATATGAGTGATGATGACCGGGACATCGACATAGAGAGCGAC GATGGGGATGATTCAGACAACACCAAATCCCAATCTCGCTCTGGCGCCGGCAGTCACTTCTATTCTCAG gCAGAAAAACGCGCCCACCACAATGCCCTTGAACGGAAGCGACGTGATCATATCAAGGACAGCTTCACATCGCTGCGAGATTCGGTACCATCGCTGCAGGGTGAAAAG GCTAGCCGCGCGCAGATACTGAAAAAAGCTGCAGAATACATTCAATTCATGCGGCGGAAGAATAATGCGCACCAGCAAGACATTGACGACCTGCGTAGGCAAAACGGTATGCTCGAGTCGCAAG TTCGCCACCTGGAGCAGGCGCGGTCCACTGGGAACTTTGCTGATGGCGCCGATCTGGGCCACGCAATCAACGACAGCTCCCGCGAATCCGACAGCTCCGACATCGACGAGGttccgaacaacaacaacaacgggcTTGGCATgcgacgaaacaaaaagatgAAGACCAACTCCAATTACTGA
- the LOC128726052 gene encoding solute carrier family 23 member 2, whose amino-acid sequence MEQSHNEQPEQEHKKPEKARGADINYGIDDNPPWYFCIMMALQHYLTMIGAIVSIPFILTPALCMRDEDPARGTIISTMIFVTGLVTYLQATWGCRLPIVQGGTISFLVPTLAILNLPQWKCPPAEVLDAMSDPDRTELWQVRMRELSGAIAVAAISQCVLGFSGLVGKVLRIVTPLTIVPTVALVGITLFRHASETASKQWGIAIGTTALLTLFSQGLAEVSCPGLVYRKGHGFHVTWFPLFKLFPVLLTIALMWTVCGVLTATGVFPEGHPARTDVRLRVLQDAPWFRVPYPGQFGLPTVSLAGVLGMLAGVIACTVESISYYPTISQMCGAPPPPLHAINRGIGIEGLGTVLAGLWGSGNGTNTFGENVGAIGVTKVGSRRVIQWAAGVMILQGVLNKFGAAFIMIPDPVVGGIFCVMFGMITAFGLAALQYVDLRSARNLYILGLSFFFPLVLCPWLQEHPDAIRTGNETVDSTLSVLLGTTILVGGVLGCALDNLIPGTREERGLVAWSKEMALEVDPSDEELPGEQRNTFDFPYGMELLRRWKWTRHVPFLPTYRMKL is encoded by the exons ATGGAACAGAGCCACAACGAACAACCGGAgcaagaacacaaaaaacccGAGAAGGCTCGGGGTGCCGACATAAACTATGGCATCGACGATAATCCACCGTGGTATTTTTGCAttatgatggcgctgcag CACTACCTCACGATGATCggtgcgatcgtttcgatACCATTCATCCTAACCCCGGCCTTATGCATGCGCGATGAGGATCCGGCCCGTGGAACCATAATCTCCACCATGATATTCGTGACCGGTCTCGTCACGTACCTACAAGCAACCTGGGGCTGCCGGCTACCAATCGTCCAAGGTGGCACCATCTCCTTCCTGGTGCCGACGCTTGCCATCCTTAATCTGCCCCAATGGAAGTGTCCACCGGCCGAAGTGCTGGACGCGATGAGTGACCCCGACCGGACGGAACTTTGGCAGGTGCGCATGCGCGAATTATCGGGTGCAATTGCCGTTGCAGCCATCTCTCAGTGTGTGTTGGGCTTCAGTGGGCTGGTGGGTAAGGTCCTGCGCATAGTCACGCCACTGACGATTGTGCCGACGGTGGCACTGGTGGGAATAACGCTCTTCCGGCATGCCAGCGAAACGGCCTCGAAGCAGTGGGGCATCGCAATCGGTACAACAGCGTTGTTGACGCTATTCTCCCAGGGTTTGGCCGAAGTATCATGCCCGGGTTTGGTGTACCGGAAAGGACACGGCTTTCACGTGACCTGGTTCCCATTGTTTAAACTATTTCCGGTGCTGCTCACGATCGCGCTCATGTGgacggtgtgtggtgtgttgaCGGCAACCGGGGTTTTCCCCGAGGGTCATCCGGCTCGTACCGATGTCCGGTTGCGTGTACTGCAGGACGCACCATGGTTCCGTGTGCCCTATCCGGGTCAGTTCGGGTTACCGACCGTATCGCTGGCCGGTGTGCTCGGTATGCTGGCAGGTGTGATCGCGTGTACGGTCGAATCGATCAGCTACTACCCGACGATCTCTCAAATGTGTGGTGCTCCACCTCCGCCATTGCACGCCATTAACCGGGGCATAGGGATCGAAGGGTTGGGTACGGTGCTAGCCGGACTATGGGGTTCCGGCAACGGAACCAACACGTTCGGTGAGAACGTGGGTGCAATCGGTGTAACGAAGGTGGGTAGCCGGCGGGTGATTCAGTGGGCAGCCGGTGTCATGATTCTGCAGGGTGTCCTGAACAAGTTCGGGGCCGCTTTCATTATGATACCGGATCCGGTGGTCGGAGGCATCTTCTGTGTCATGTTCGGTATGATCACGGCATTCGGGTTGGCCGCACTGCAGTACGTGGATCTACGGTCCGCCCGGAACCTGTACATCCTTGgactttcgtttttctttccgctcgTGCTGTGCCCTTGGTTGCAGGAACATCCCGATGCGATCCGGACCGGTAATGAGACGGTCGATTCCACGCTGTCGGTGCTGCTCGGAACCACCATTCTCGTCGGAGGTGTGTTGGGTTGTGCGTTGGACAATCTCATTCCCGGTACGCGGGAAGAGCGTGGGTTGGTCGCGTGGTCGAAAGAAATGGCACTGGAAGTGGATCCTTCCGATGAGGAGTTACCGGGTGAGCAGAGAAACACGTTCGATTTTCCGTACGGAATGGAGCTGCTTCGACG ATGGAAGTGGACCCGTCACGTACCGTTCCTTCCGACGTACCGGATGAAACTGTAA